The Ignavibacteriales bacterium genomic sequence TCCATCAATCGCTTCATGCTCAAGAATATCCAGAAGGGATAGAACTGCGTGATGGCGGGACGAGATTCTGCATGAGCCTGCCGCAAGCCGCAACAACATGTTCGACTGGAATCGTGCGCAAATCGTCGACATCCGTTACGAGAGTTTCGCTCAAGGAACCGTACGGCTCCCAGATTCGCAGGTCTCTGTCCGACTGCACGTAGAGAACAACAGAGGGGATAGAAAATGCCGCAGCAAGATGCACAGCCGAGGTATCCGGTGTAATCAGCAGCCACATACGCTGAACCAGCGCCGCAAACTGGTCAAATGTTTTCGTCTCTGCTGAGAGGACAACATCCGGGAAGGGTTGGACAATCGCCTCAGCAACAGCCTTATCGGAAGGTTGAAACAGGACCACAATGGGATGTTCACGTTGTTCAGTTCGCAACCAGCGAATCAACGACTGATAATGATCGGTTCCCCAGAAGCGAGTCCCTTCACCTGGAGAGATATTGATCGCGACAGTCTGTTTGCCTTGAATCGACTTCGCACTAAGAAACTGCGAAGCGAACTCTTTGCTCTCTTCGAGAACGCTATAGTGCACTTTGAGATCCAATGTCTCACGCTCCAGACCGAAAGCCGTCAGAAGTGCTGCCAGACGATCGATAATGTGGTAATCACGACGAGACAGGAGCGGGACAACTACGTCATACGCATACGCATTATTTTTCGACAACCCCACATTCCATTCCCCACCTGCCAGCATGCACAGAACCGTCGACGTCGCAGAAGGATTGTCCATCAGGTCGATAACGAAATTGTAACGTTCTCTCCTGATCAACCTGAGGATTTCGATGGCGCCCGCCAGCGTCTTCCGGTAGACCCACCGCTTCCTCACGAGAGGTTCATTGGACAACACGAAGTGATTATTGCTGCTCAGGAGAAAATCGATTGTCGAGTGAGGGTATTTCGATTTGAGGGCGTGGATAAGCGGCGTGGAGACAAGAACATCCCCGATGCGATCTTGCCGGACAAAAAGGTATTTCTTCGTTGCGAAGTCAAGAGAAGCAGGAAGGATTTTTCCTCTCCTCACGAACACGCCCAACACCAGGAGCAGAAGCCGGCGGAAGCCTATTTCGACTGGCTTCAGGAACTCCATCTACTGCTCCCCCCGTTTCTCTTTTTCATCGGAGAACTGGAGAGAATACAACCGCTTGTAGAGCCCCGAATCGTTTCGCAGCAGTTCATCGTGCGTTCCGCTCTCGGCAATCGAACCGCGTTCGAGAACGATGATTGTATCGCAGTGGTAAATGGTAGACAGACGATGCGCGATGATAATGGAGGTCCGCCCCTGCATCAGGCGGTCGAGGGCCTCCTGTACCATAAGCTCTGATTCGCTGTCGAGTGCCGAGGTCGCTTCATCGAGCAGAAGTATTTTCGGATCTCTCAGAATAGCCCGTGCGATCGCCAGGCGTTGCCGCTGACCGCCCGAGAGCTGCACACCGCGTTCCCCGATCTCCGTCTCGTAGCCGTGCTCCAGGTTCACGATGAAGGAGTGTGCGTTTGCCATGGTCGCGGCGTTGAGGATTTCTTTTTTGGTCGCGTCCAGCTTCCCGTAGCGGATATTCTCTTCGATCGTTCCTGCGAAAAGGACAACCTCTTGCGGGACGATTCCAATCTGCGACCGAAGGTCCGACAGGTTCATCTCCCGTATATCAACCCCATCGATCCGTATGCTCCCCGAGGTCAACTGATAGAATCGCGGAATGAGATTGATCAGAGTCGTCTTGCCGCCGCCGCTCGGTCCGACGAGAGCGACCTTTTCGCCTGGCTTCACGCTGAAGGTCACATGGGAAAGAGCCGGCGTTTCGGTGTTGTACGAGAACGAGACATCTTCAAACCGTACTTCCCCTCTCTCCACGACCGTCTTTCCTGGTTTCGCCTGTAGTTGTTCTTTCTCAAGATCCAGCATATCGAAGATCAACCCGGCCGAGACCAGAGTCTTCTGAATGCGTGCAACGTTCTCTCCGAGGGCCTTTACCGGTTTCGCCAGAAAATTAACGAGAATCAGGAACGTGATGACTGACTTCATATCCACTGTCCCCTGAAGAAACAAATAACCGGTAAAAACGACCAGCATTGAAGCTACAAAGGTATTGAAGAATTCATTCGTCGGGCTTAACAGCGCCATCGTGCGTACGATCTTCATCGAGTGGCGGTAGTTTTCCTCAACCTTCTTCCGAAATGTAGCACGTTCGTAATCCTCTCGTGTAAACGACTTCACAATGCGGATAGATGAAATCTTCTCCTGAAGAAACGCGGATATATCGGCAAGGGTATTTGTCAAATCCAGGCTGAAGGAACGGACTCTGTCGCCGAACTTTCGGGAGATGATGCCAGAGAACGAGAAGATCACGATCGTGAAGACCGCCAGCTGCCAATTGGAGAAGAACAGTGCGCCGGCGTAGATGAGGGAATACAGGAGGTTCTGGACGATTTCGACGGTGAGGTACAGTGATTGCTCCATGTTGTTGACGTCGTTCGTCAGTCTCGACATCACTCTGCCGGTCTTCTGCTGATCAAAATAACGAACTGGCAGGAGCAGCACAGTGTCAAACAGTTCAATCCTGAACGTCATCAGGATTTTCTGCTGAGCCGAGCTCATGACGTACTCGCGAATGTATACGAAGCAAACCTTGATGAGGATAATCGCGAGAAGGGCCCCGGCGAATGTCAGGATCAGCTGCATCGTCTCGCCGGATCCGTGAATGCTCAGCTGCGTGATGGTGTATCCGAGGACCTTCACCGGCATTTCGAGAATGATTCCGGCTCCCGATCCCACCATTTCTCCTATCTTCTGGAGAATCTCAACAAGCTGACCAATGAGGAATGCGGACACCGTGTCTGAAAGGCTCCACACCGCGACGGAGAAGAGACCGGCTCCGATCCTCAATTTGTATTGAAGGAAGTATCTGAGATAGCGAGAAAATACTTTCATTCCTTTAGTCCCAGTTCTATCGCCGCCTGCATCGCTCTCACCGCCCATGATCCCTGGCGATCTGCTCTGTGATGAGAAATCCGGACTTGTTTTTCGGCACACCCCGGGTGGTATTCATCATACCGGCATGGCGCTCTTTTTCTCGGAATAGACACTCTTCGAACAGTGAGCATTCACCACAGAGTGGATGAATTGCTTTGCACGTCTCGCGGCCGAACCTGATAAGGTTCACGTGAAAGGAATAGGCTCGACCCTTGGGGATGAGATTCTTCATTGCCTCGAATGTATCATCGGCCGTATTCGTTTTCACGAGACCCAGTCGATTGCAGATTCTGTGGATGTGCGTATCAACAGGGAAAACATCGCGTCCTAGAGAGAACACCAAAACGCATGCAGCTGTCTTCGTTCCCACCCCTTTCATGGACATCAGGTAGGACATTGTTTCTTCGTTTGACATTGGCCGCAGGAAATCGAGTTCGTAGGCCCCTCGCTTCTCGTGAATCAGGCGGAGAATTTCCCGAATCCGCTGGGCTTTCTGGTCTTTCAGCCCTCCGACTTTGATCGAGCGGGCGATTGCACCCGGCGAAGCGGAAGCCACCTTTTTCCAGGAGGAGAACTGTTTCCTCAGACTCAGCCAGGCCCTGTAGCTATTCTGATCATTCGTGTTCTGCGAAAGGAGCGTCGCAATAAGCGTATCGAGCGGATTGGATCGTTTTCGCTGTTTGGCAGGCGTGCCGAAAAGCCGCTCCAATGCCTCGACGACATGCCGGATACGAAGTGGGTGAGCGGCGAAGGAACGAGCCATCAGCAATCACTTCCCTTTGTTCCGTAATTGGCACGATTCGCACTCACAGAGAGACCGGAGATGTTCCCACGTGTAGATCCCCGTTTGATGCCCGTCCGCCCAGGACATGGACAACGCGTACGAGCCAACCTGGTTCGCTCCGACAAGCTTGTACTTGCCGGGCATCTCGGGAGTTTCCATGGGGGCGTAGGTTTTCAAAAGGACGGTCTCTCCCTGGCAGCCAGCACAAGGGCAATTGTCCCGAAGCGTTCTGAGCAAAGTGGCGCCGGAGTGGCCATCATCCCACGCCAGGAGCAGGATATCTGCCTGCGTCTGTTGATCGACTGTGAGTTTGATCTGAGTTGGAATCACAAGGAACTGGCCTGACAAGATGTGCTTGCTCACAAGGAAAGAAAAAAAGGACAACCTGAGAGATTGTCCTTCCACTTTCCTTGGCTTAAGCCGGAGATCATACGATTTGTTGGTGGACCGTACCGGGCTCGAACCGGTGACCTCCACAATGCCATTGTGGCGCTCTCCCAAACTGAGCTAACGGCCCGCACTACTGAACAAAATATACCCAAAGAGGTCAGCAAAGTCAACGAGAAATTTCTTGCCGCATGGCAGGCTTTTGAGTAATTTACAGCACGAGATTCAAAAGGAATCCGGGAAAACCGCCAGCGCCAGGAATTTGATCCGTACGACAGAGATGAACAGACCAAGACCATTGATGAGTCACCTTCTTGTCGCTATCGCAGCGGCAATGAGCCTTTCTTCCTGCAAGGATGAGATCACGGATCCCAACGTGAATCCGATCGTTTTCCCTGATTCAAACGTGAGTTACTCGAAGCACGTTGACCCTTTGTTTCAGCAGAGGTGCGCGATCAGCGGATGCCACGCTGGAAGTTCTTCACAAGGAGGCCTCGACCTTTTTGCTCCATCGTATTCGAGCCTTATCAATCACCAGCCCCGTTTGGTGATTTCCGGTGTCAGCAACAACAGCCTTCTGCTCCAACGAATCGACGGGCGTCTCGCTCCCCAGATGCCGTACATGAGTCAGCCCTTGAACGCGAATCAGATCAACGGTATTAAGAAATGGATTGATGAGGGGGCAAAAAACAACTGAGTTCGACGAAATACTGCTACCGATCTGTCTTCTCCGTCCGGATGTCCCTGCCCCAATTGAGCTTCTTCCGCAACAAATCATAGTAGCTCGTATTGCGCCTTTTTATCAGCCTGGCGATATATGGAGCCTTCTTCACGCGGATTTCCATTGGCGGGCGAATGAGGAGTTCATCCTGCCCGTCAGCCGTTAGATGGGCCTTCGTCTTTGCAGATGCAACCTTGATCCGGATTACAGCGTCGTCAGGAACGATAACCGGTCTGGCCGTCAAGGTGTGTGGGCAAATTGGACTTATGGTAATGGATTTGTTGTGTGGGGTAACAATGGGACCACCGTTGGACAGAGCGTATGCGGTGGAGCCTGTTGGAGTCGAAACTATCACGCCGTCTGCAGTGAATGTGGCGAGGTACTCCCCATTGACAAACGTCTCCAAATCGAGAACTCGCGAAGTTCCGAACTTATTAACTACAATATCATTCAAAGCAAGATAAGTTTTTGAATTCTTAGAGGTTGAAGCCTGCAGCATCATTCTTTCTACAACGAAGTAGTCGCCCTTTAAGACCTCCGTGAGGCAGTCATCCAGGTCATCTACTGAAACCTCAGCAAGGAAACCAAGCTTCCCGAGATTGACACCCAGGATCGGAGTTCCCTTTTCAGCAACCTGCCGGGCAAATCTGAGAATCGTTCCGTCTCCGCCGAGCGAAACAAGAATGTCACCAGCCGAACTGAGTTTCTTGTCTGAGACAGTCTTGTATGATAGTCTCGCCCGGAATCGACGGCGCAGGACGCTCGCCAGAGAGCGCTCGACGGCGCATTCGACCCCTTCAGCGTGGAGGCGTTCAAGAACCTTCTGGGCGATTTTCGGGACACCTTCTTTTCGGAGGTTGCCCGCGATGACGAAACGCATCGTTAATCTTTCTTTTCTGGTAATGGGTCAGCCTGAGCGACAGGCTTCTGCTTCTTGTCTTTATCAAGCTCCTCAACGTAATTGAGCTTGAGTTCCTTTATGACATTTGCCAAGAACCGGGTTTCCTCATCTGAGAGGTTTCCCTTCGTTTTGGATGAGAGGGCATCAAGCGTATCGATGACGAATTGCGCTTGATCCAAGCTCCGCTCGATCTTGTCTGAAATCGGATTCTTGGTTTTTCCCATGTGCTGCATTGCTGCGGCGTGGAACATAAGGACGAGTCCCATGAACAAAGCAGTCTCTTTTTCACTGTCAGCCATTAAGGTTTACCCCTTTCAATACCGGTAGATAGCTCCCAAAGCTTAGCATATTTTGTGAATACATAACAGGAGGAGAGGACGCTCAAAATGAACCCCTGGATGCCATCCAGGAATCCCAGTTTCACGACATACATGCGCACGAAAACCCAGACAGGTCTCACGACAAGCTGGCTAATCCGAAATGCCGCCTTCTTCCCCATCAACTCGTCTGCAGCAAGAGATGTATAACGGTTAAATTTCTCAAAATAGTGCCATAAGTTTGGATCAGTGTAGTGAAGCAGATCGAACCGCAATTTGCCCACAGCACCACTAAACTCGAAACGCTCGTGCACCTTGTTGTCGGAGAACCGGCCAGCACCAGGTTTGAATAGCCTGGCGACGTAGCCCGGGTACCATCCACAATGACGAATCCACTTTCCAAGGAAGAACGCCTTCCTCGGAATTTCATATACCGTAAACGGAGTTACCGCTTGATCCATAACAGCTTGGATCTCCTTACCTAAGTCATCCGTTACGCGTTCATCAGCATCCAACCAAAGCACCCAGTCCCCCCTGCAATGTTCCAGGGCAAAGTTCTTTGAGGCTCCGTACCCTTCCCAAGGCTTCACGAAGACCTTCTCAGTGAACTTCCTCGCGAGCTCGAGGGTCTTGTCAGTGCTCCCACCATCCACAAGGACGATTTCATAAGCCCAACGGACAGAATTCAGGCATTCTTCGATGTTCCGCTCTTCGTTTTTGGTGATTACTATAACCGACAATGAACTCAAGAGGAATGGCTCCCTAGGATCCGACGACGATATTCACCAGCTTGTTCTTGACGACGATAGTACGAACGACCTTCTTGCCGGCAAGAAACTTCTGCGTATTGACATCCTGATTTGCCAAGCGCTCAAGGTCTTCATCACTTGTCCCTTGAGCAACAAGCAGCTTACCTCTTACTTTTCCATTGACTTGCAGGACCACCTCAACCATATCCTCGATTGTTTTTGTGAGTCGAAACAATGGCCAAGGTTCGTATGCGAGTGAACTCGGATGTCCGATAACCTGCCAGAGTTCCTCTGAGACGTGAGGGGCAAAGGGAGCAAGGAGCAGGACGAATTGCTCCATCTCTCTCAGAGGCAACACAGGCAGCTTGTATGCCTCATTAACGAAGATCATGAGCTGAGAAATTGCAGTGTTGAACCGAAGCCCTTCGATATCCTCCCCTACTTTCTTGACGGTTTGATGGTACAACCGCTCGAATTCCGGCGAAGGAGCTCCTTTGACAATAGCAGGGTTTAGCTTACCCGACTCATCAACGAAGAGACGCCAGACCCGGTTCAGGAAGCGAAAAACTCCTTCGACGCCTCGGGTATTCCATGGCTTCATCTCCTCGAGAGGCCCCATGAACATCTCGAACAGGCGCATCGAATCAGCCCCGTACTGGGAAATGACATCGTCAGGGTTCACGACGTTACCACGCGATTTCGACATCTTGCGGGAATCCTCACCAAGGATAATCCCCTGGTGCCTCAATCGGGTAAAAGGTTCCTTCGTGCTGACGAAACCCAGATCAAAAAGGATCTTGTGCCAGAATCGTGCGTACATCAGGTGCAGGACAGCATGCTCTGATCCACCGACATAGAGATCGATGGGCATCCAGTAGCGCTCCTTCGCGGGAGAGCAGAACTCATTACTATTGGACGGGTCCATGAAACGAAGGTAGTACCAGCACGAACCTGCCCACTGGGGCATCGTGTTGGTTTCCCTCCGCCCCTTCAAGCCGGTATTCTGATCTGTCACATTGACCCATTCTGTGGCCAACGCGAGCGGAGATTCCGTAGTCCCGCTCGGCTGAAATTTCTTCAGATCCGGCAGCAGGAGCGGCAATTCGCTCTCCGGAATCGCAGTCATCGTGCCGTCATCCAAATGAACGATCGGGATAGGTTCTCCCCAGTAACGTTGCCGCGAAAACAGCCAATCGCGCAGCTTGAATTGCACGGTCGGTTTTCCAAGTTTCTTTTTTTGGAGCCAGGACGCAATTGCCTTTTTTGCCTCTTCCGTTGGCATTCCGTTCAACGAAAGCTCATCGTTCGCCGAGTTGATGCTTGTACCGCCATCGGTGAATATCTCCAGTGCTTCCGGTCCGCCATCGACAACTTTGACGATCGGCAGATTGAATTTCTTCGCGAACTCTGCATCGCGCTCGTCGTGACCCGGAACAGCCATGATCGCACCCGTTCCATAGCCCATCAGGACATAATCCGCAATCCATATGGGTATCTCCTTCCCTGTTGCGGGATTGATCGCGTGAGCTCCGATCGATACGCCGGATTTGTCCTTCTCGATGCCGCGCTCAAGCTCCGATTTATGAGCGGCTTGCTTCTGATACGCCCGCACCGTCTCACGCATTGATGCAGTTGTCAGGTTCTCGACCAACGGATGTTCGGGTGCCAAGACCATGTACGTTGCTCCGAACAACGTATCCGCACGGGTCGTGAAGACGCGCAGTTTCTCAGCACTACCCTTGATTGCGAAGTCAATCTCCGCTCCCTCCGATCGGCCGATCCAATTCCTTTGCTGCTCCATCGTAGAAACCGGCCAGTCGAGTTCCTTGGCATCCTCGAGCAGGCGCTCAGCATACGCCGTAATCCGCATCATCCATTGGCGCATCGGGCGGCGCTCAACCGTATAGCCTTTTTCGGTCCACTCGGCGACTTCTTCATTCGCCAACACTGTTCCCAGTGCTTCGCACCAATTGACAGGTATCTCGGCGATGAACGCAAGGCGATACTTCGCTATGAAGTCGTGCTGGTCCTTCCGCGATTTCTTCCTCCACTCTTCTGCTGTAAACGGTTCGTCTGCCTCCAGACCTGCAGATCCGCCTGCAAGAAGTTCCTGTTCCAGTGTCTCAATAGGTCTCGCCTTTTTGACTCTCGTGTCAAACCACGAGTTGTAGATCTTCAGAAATATCCACTGCGTCCATCGGTAGTAATGAGGATCGGTTGTATTGACTTCCCGGGACCAGTCATAGCTCAAACCCAGCATCTTGATCTGGCGCCTGAAGGTGGAAATATTTGCTTCCGTCGTCACGCGCGGATGTATGTTGGTCTGCATTGCATAGCGCTCGGCTGGTAAGCCGAAGGCATCCCACCCCATCGGATGCAAAACATGGAGTCCCTGCATCCGCTTGTACCTGCACAGAATGTCTGTCGCGGTATATCCCTCCGGGTGGCCTACATGCAGGCCTGCGCCCGACGGATACGGGAACATGTCCAGGACGTATACCTTGGGCTTATCGGAAGAATCATCCACTCTAAACGTCTGATGCTCATCCCAGTAGGTTTGCCACTTCTTTTCGATTTCCAGGAACTGGTACTTCATTCGATCTTGAAATCCTTTCTGACCAAGGCCTTCCTCATTCGTGCGGTGCGATCAAAGAGCAGAAGAACCCAACAAGCGCTTTGTCCGAAATTACCGCACACAGCTATTCCAATGTAGCAAATAGGTGCTCCAATTTCAACGAAGTTGCGGGGTTCAAAGCGGGAATGCGGCGGGAGGAAGCGATGCGGCGTTTCTAGATCGCCTTCAAAACAAGCATGGTGATGTCGTCTGATTGCGGCGTGTCCTGCGTATGGGCCTCGAGGGCAGTCTGAATTTCTGCGATAATCCTGGCGGGAGATTGCGTTCGGACTTTTCGCAGAACCTGCTCGAGCCGCTCCTCTGTGAAATCTTCTTCCTGACCGTTCATTGCTTCACTGACTCCATCGGTGAACATCACGATGACATCGCCGGAGGAAAGCGACACACTCCCCTCCTGATATGGCGTCATTGTCTTCATGAGACCAAGGATGATTCCACCGATATCAAGCCGCTGAACGGATCCATCGGCTTTCAACAAAAAGGGCGGATTGTGGCCGGCATTGACGTACCGGAACTCACGTGTCTTGGTATAGAGCGATCCCCAAAAGAACGTAATGAACTTATCCTGCCCTGTATTGGCGCATGTCAAATCGTTGATGCGAGCCGTTGCCGCGGGGAGCGACATTCCCATGGGGGCAAATGCCCGAAGCGAAGCCTGCACGTTGGCCATCAACAGAGCAGCCGGTGTACCCTTCCCCGAGACATCTCCGATTGCGAGGATGAACTCTTCCCAGTGGATCGGCACGACATCATAGTAGTCTCCACCCACCTGCAGCGAGGTGATATTGACGGCAGAGACTTCGAAACCAGGGATTTTGGGAATCGACGCAGGCAGCAATCCCTGCTGTATCTCGCGCGCAATCGCAAGCTCATCTTCGAGCCGCTGCTTCTCAATTGCGTCGCGAAACAGCCGGGCGTTTTCGATGGAGATAATGGCTAGGTTCGCCAGCGAATACAGGAATTCAAGATCCGCCTTTGCGTACTGGCCGCCCCTGAGTTTTTCTCCCAGCAAAACGGCGCCCTTGACCTGGTTCTGGATATGCATGGGGATGACGGCCACGATGCCGACTCGTTGGAGTTGTTCCGCCGCCGCAGCGAAACGCTTCTGGCGAAAGAGATTCTCCACAAGATCGGCCCCCTTCAAACTGCACAGCTGCTTCAACGTTTCCGGAGAGCCAAGTTCCTGGTCCAGCTTCGACGCCATGATCTTGAGCTTGCCGTTGTCCTCAAGGCAGAATGCGTAACGGTTAACCCCGACCTGCCCCAGCAGAGAAAATGTGAGGAGGCGGATGACCTTCTCTGCGTCCAGTATAACGTTGAACTCCTTGCTAAGATCGAACAGCGTGTTGAGTTCCTGATACTTTCTATCGAGGCTGCGATTGACGTCGCGCAATTGTTCGATCATCACAGCCTTTTCTATAGCGGCGGCGGAGAGGTTTACCAGCGAATTAATCAACTGGTGTTCCGCCTTGGAATACCGCTTGCCTCCCAGGCGTTCTCCGAGGCTGAGCAAACCTACAACCCTTCTCTGGGACAGGATCGGCACGAGGAGTTTCTGTCCTCTCTCCCTGAAAAAAGCCGCCCAAGATTTCGATGCGCCCGCGCGATCGGTGTAATCGATTCCCCGAATCGGGCCCTCAATGCACACCATTTGTCCGACCGTTTCCTGACCCAATCCTTTCGCATTCACAACCTCGAACTCCCCGGGGTCCTTCTTCAGCAATACCATTCCCTTCGCAACGAGCATCTTGCCCATCACGGTCAAGAGGACCGTCCCGAGAATGAACTTGAGATCCACAGACGAATTGACGACGTTGCTGAATTCAAACAGGGCGAGGACGTCGGATGCGCCGCGTTTCTCTGATGTCAGAGAACGTGCGGTGCGCGCTGACGGGGTGTGTCCTTTTGAAGAGGATTTAGGAATGTGCTCGCGATTCACTGTTGGACAAGTACTTGGTAAGCCGGACTTCGTTTCGCTTTCCCGGCGCATACTTGTATTCAACTTTGTCCATGAGGGTTCGCATCAGGTAGATGCCCAAACCCCCGCGCCGGTAGTGACTCAGGTGCTGTTTCAGATCAGGAAGTGTCGCTGCAGAAGGATTGAACGCTTTGCCGTCGTCGATGACAGTAATCTGAAGACGGTCTTTTTCATGCCGGATGACAATCTCAATTGAGCGGTCAGGCGCATACTGGTAAGCGTGCTTGATGACGTTCGTGCACGCTTCATCTACTGCAAGGACGATCTTCGATGCCTCTTCTTCGCCGAACCCAAAGTGGCGGGCAGCGTTCAGAACAAACTCCCTCACTTCCAGGAGATTGTCTGTCCGGCTTTCGATCGTCTTTGTCAGTTTTTGAGCCCTACCGGCCATAATGAAAGACACTTTTCATGGTGAAGTGTTTGTCGCTGGTCGACTACGGATTCTTCTGGGATCGAAAACGAACGATCGCCTCTTGCTCGTCCTTATAGATCTCGTACAGAATCGGAAAACCGAGCAGATCGAAGACGTTGTACACTTTCGGAGACATGTTCGAAAGCTTGATGTCTCCACTGTTCTTACGCACGTCTTCGATGAATGCCATGAACACACCCAAACCCGCACTGCTAATATAGGTGAGGTCTTTGCAGTTTACGATGATATTGTATCGCCTGTCCGTCAACAGCTTCTGGAAGGCGGATTCTAAATCCGGGGCTGTGTGGGCGTCGAGATACCCCTTCAGATCAATCACACTCACGCCTTCTCCGTCTCGCTGGTGGACCCTGAAATCAGCCATGGTGGTTTGCTCCTTCTTGTTTCGATAGAATTACATATCGCCTACCCACACACATCTCACATCTCCATCTTCCGGGTTGACGGGATCCAGGTTGATCTTCACTCATACAATTTTCACCACCACGAGCGTCATATCATCCGCATACGAAGAATTGCCCGTGTAGTTGCGAACTTCCTGGAGTATTGAATTCTTGATAGATTCAGCTGAATTGGACCGGCTGTGAAGAGCAACATCGACGATTCGGTCGTACCCGAATTCTTCGCCTTCCGAATTTCGCGACTCGCTCAGTCCGTCTGTGTAGAATATACAAATATCTCCGATTCGAAGCGTGATCGACATCTCCTCCGTCGACTCTTCGAAAATCTTTTCATGGGTTAATCCAAGCCCGAGACCGGAGGGACGGACCATCCGTGGTGTCTCACCCGAGATATGGATCATGGGACAATGACCAGCCCGGGCAAGCGTCACATTCGATTTCGACGTATCGAAAATCGCATAGAGCAAACTGATGAAAGCGTTTCGTTCAAGACTTTCAACCAAGGCTTGGTTTGCACTCAGGAGGAGTTCCTTCGGCGACCCCGCTACACGGCTCAACGCCTGGAAGATCCCTTTCACCTCCGCCATATAGAAAGCAGCGGAGACCCCTTTGCCTGACACGTCTCCGACGACAACACCAAGCCTGTCGGAACCGAGGGCCATAAAATCATAATAATCTCCCCCAACTTCAAGTGACGGCTCGGAGACCGCCGCGACATCGAGCGACGCGAAAGTCGGGATCCTTTGCGGCAAGAGCCTTTTCTGCATTTGCTGCGCAACCATCATTTCCTGCTGGAATCTCTCACGTTCGAGCGATTTTGCGATTAGCTTGGAGTTCTCAATCGCAATGGTGACGTGGTCCGCAAACGTCGTGAGCACATCGATATCATCCTGATCGAAGCCGTACTGGAACTCCTTCGTTGCGTGCAGAAACCCAATTAATTCTTCATGTGAGACAAGCGGGACGACAATGACCGATCCCACAGGCATTTCAAGGTTCTTGATGTGCTTTGTCCTTCGATCACTGCCTACGTCTTCGATGACGAGCGGACGCTTCGAATCAATGACAAATTGCCTGAGCGAAACCTCACTGTTGACCGCGATCGATTCAATCTGCTGCCGGGTCGTGTTCTTCAGGGAGACAACCTCGACGAACACCTCGCCCTGCTCGTTGCGTCCCTTGATCAGTTCGAGCCACGCGCTATTCGCTCCAACGACCTCGAGAGTCATGCCGGTGACACTGTCCACGAGAT encodes the following:
- a CDS encoding STAS domain-containing protein, whose translation is MADFRVHQRDGEGVSVIDLKGYLDAHTAPDLESAFQKLLTDRRYNIIVNCKDLTYISSAGLGVFMAFIEDVRKNSGDIKLSNMSPKVYNVFDLLGFPILYEIYKDEQEAIVRFRSQKNP
- a CDS encoding PP2C family protein-serine/threonine phosphatase, yielding MSRLKKIVLLAGAVILFMGVYLIDIVRMAVSQSQGGWFTIREIAVFVAFALLFLYIHGSRSSKPLAVPKSIGKLLAYSLGVLVVTVVSENVRPAWLPTDSETGSQTALSSLLLSSTAVILGMFAMMTLLTIRDLIYYKRKKWTKRNFIAFIVVLLVANASAMPLLPSGGMIFGPLLSSIAIVLIVVNSFKQNWVVYLSRREKMYSIAYTALLFLAFLGISLIINQSFIERAFISYHGPLQSFIRLNAIFGAIYFGMAFVSTLFHLPTAEVYERKQTELTSLHNLSRLVTQVFDFSDLVDSVTGMTLEVVGANSAWLELIKGRNEQGEVFVEVVSLKNTTRQQIESIAVNSEVSLRQFVIDSKRPLVIEDVGSDRRTKHIKNLEMPVGSVIVVPLVSHEELIGFLHATKEFQYGFDQDDIDVLTTFADHVTIAIENSKLIAKSLERERFQQEMMVAQQMQKRLLPQRIPTFASLDVAAVSEPSLEVGGDYYDFMALGSDRLGVVVGDVSGKGVSAAFYMAEVKGIFQALSRVAGSPKELLLSANQALVESLERNAFISLLYAIFDTSKSNVTLARAGHCPMIHISGETPRMVRPSGLGLGLTHEKIFEESTEEMSITLRIGDICIFYTDGLSESRNSEGEEFGYDRIVDVALHSRSNSAESIKNSILQEVRNYTGNSSYADDMTLVVVKIV
- a CDS encoding SpoIIE family protein phosphatase; amino-acid sequence: MNREHIPKSSSKGHTPSARTARSLTSEKRGASDVLALFEFSNVVNSSVDLKFILGTVLLTVMGKMLVAKGMVLLKKDPGEFEVVNAKGLGQETVGQMVCIEGPIRGIDYTDRAGASKSWAAFFRERGQKLLVPILSQRRVVGLLSLGERLGGKRYSKAEHQLINSLVNLSAAAIEKAVMIEQLRDVNRSLDRKYQELNTLFDLSKEFNVILDAEKVIRLLTFSLLGQVGVNRYAFCLEDNGKLKIMASKLDQELGSPETLKQLCSLKGADLVENLFRQKRFAAAAEQLQRVGIVAVIPMHIQNQVKGAVLLGEKLRGGQYAKADLEFLYSLANLAIISIENARLFRDAIEKQRLEDELAIAREIQQGLLPASIPKIPGFEVSAVNITSLQVGGDYYDVVPIHWEEFILAIGDVSGKGTPAALLMANVQASLRAFAPMGMSLPAATARINDLTCANTGQDKFITFFWGSLYTKTREFRYVNAGHNPPFLLKADGSVQRLDIGGIILGLMKTMTPYQEGSVSLSSGDVIVMFTDGVSEAMNGQEEDFTEERLEQVLRKVRTQSPARIIAEIQTALEAHTQDTPQSDDITMLVLKAI
- a CDS encoding ATP-binding protein, whose product is MAGRAQKLTKTIESRTDNLLEVREFVLNAARHFGFGEEEASKIVLAVDEACTNVIKHAYQYAPDRSIEIVIRHEKDRLQITVIDDGKAFNPSAATLPDLKQHLSHYRRGGLGIYLMRTLMDKVEYKYAPGKRNEVRLTKYLSNSESRAHS
- the leuS gene encoding leucine--tRNA ligase gives rise to the protein MFLKIYNSWFDTRVKKARPIETLEQELLAGGSAGLEADEPFTAEEWRKKSRKDQHDFIAKYRLAFIAEIPVNWCEALGTVLANEEVAEWTEKGYTVERRPMRQWMMRITAYAERLLEDAKELDWPVSTMEQQRNWIGRSEGAEIDFAIKGSAEKLRVFTTRADTLFGATYMVLAPEHPLVENLTTASMRETVRAYQKQAAHKSELERGIEKDKSGVSIGAHAINPATGKEIPIWIADYVLMGYGTGAIMAVPGHDERDAEFAKKFNLPIVKVVDGGPEALEIFTDGGTSINSANDELSLNGMPTEEAKKAIASWLQKKKLGKPTVQFKLRDWLFSRQRYWGEPIPIVHLDDGTMTAIPESELPLLLPDLKKFQPSGTTESPLALATEWVNVTDQNTGLKGRRETNTMPQWAGSCWYYLRFMDPSNSNEFCSPAKERYWMPIDLYVGGSEHAVLHLMYARFWHKILFDLGFVSTKEPFTRLRHQGIILGEDSRKMSKSRGNVVNPDDVISQYGADSMRLFEMFMGPLEEMKPWNTRGVEGVFRFLNRVWRLFVDESGKLNPAIVKGAPSPEFERLYHQTVKKVGEDIEGLRFNTAISQLMIFVNEAYKLPVLPLREMEQFVLLLAPFAPHVSEELWQVIGHPSSLAYEPWPLFRLTKTIEDMVEVVLQVNGKVRGKLLVAQGTSDEDLERLANQDVNTQKFLAGKKVVRTIVVKNKLVNIVVGS